The genomic segment CCATGCCTTATTTCCAGAAAAGGGCTATGTCCGTCCCGGTGAAGTACTTATTTGTGGAGATTCCCATACCTGTACCATGGGCGCATTTGGGAACTTTGCCGTGGGAGTGGGAACCACCTACCTGGAAACGGGATTACTTACCGGGATCACGTTCTTTCGTATACCCGAAACGGTTAAGTTTGAATTAACCGGTAAACTTCAGAAGGGTGTTTATCCTAAAGATGTTATCCTGTATTTAATTTCCCGATATGGCGTTTCGTATATGACGAATTGTGTGGCAGAGTTTACCGGAGAAGGAGCTAAAACCATCGACATGGAGGGACGAATGACCATTTGCAACATGATGGCCGAGTTCGGGGGAACAACAGGGATGTTCTACCCGGATGAGCAGACCCTCCAGTATCTCAAGTACCGGGATTTAGGAATGGATAAAAATAACCCGGATGCCATAGATTACCGTAAGACCCTGGAATCTCGAAGTGATGCCGCGATCCTGGCTGAGTGGCGTCAGCTTTGGTCGGATCCCGACGCAAAATATAAGGCCGTCCATCAACTGGATCTATCCGCTCTGGAACCTATGGTAACCGCCCTGGCAGATCACCCCAAAGATGATAAACCTTCCCTGGGAAAGCCGATTTCTCAACTGGTCGGCGGAAAGATCCATCAGGTCTTTATAGGTTCCTGCACCAACGGTCGTATCAGCGATATGCGGGTAGTTGCCGAGATTCTGAAGGGGAGAAAGATTCATCCCGATGTAACCCTGGTTATTGTACCTGCAACCACCGAAGTTTATCGACTCTGCCTGGAGGAAGGGCTCATAGAAATTTTCATGGAAGCCGGGGCCCTGGTGGATACACCCAGTTGCTCCATGTGCTTAGGAATGAAATCGGTTGTTCCTGAAGGTCATATTTGTGCTTCCAGCTCCAACAGAAACTTCCCAGGACGTATGGGAAAAGGAGCTCGAGCTCAACTCATGAGCCCGGCCACGGCGGCTGCCAGTGCCATCAAAGGAGCTATTACAGACCCAAGGGAATTCTTAAATTAATCACCTGAGGCAGAAGACCGGAAGCTAGAAGCTAGAGCCCCCGAAATCAGAGGCAAGAAAGTTGAAAACCTCAAGCCTTTGGCCTTCGGTCTCTAACCTCTGGCTTTCGTTCCTCTGCCTTCAACCTCAGAGTATATGCCCGCTTCATCTGCCGTTACTATGACCGTTCCCATGGTTACAACCATCCGGGGACCTATTTTTAAAATTCCTAAAAATGATGTGGATACCGACCAGATCATACCGGCTCGTTACCTGACCAAATCCGACAAATCTGGTTTTGGACCTTTTGTCATGGAGAGTCTTGAGTTTGAGGGATTCGACCGTAATAGCCCGGCCTTCAAACAGGCTAAAATTTTGATTGTCGGAGAGAATTTCGGCTGTGGTTCTTCTCGAGAACACGCTGTCTGGGCTATTCAAGCCCATGGCATTCAGGCCATTATTGGAACTACGTTCGCCCGAATCTTCTATCAAAATAGTATTGCCTGTGGACTCCCTGTTATTCGGATCTCCCCGGAAGAGATCCAAAAACTCTTTTCCCTTGAAAACGGTACCGACATACAAATCGATCTGGAGAAAAAGATCATCCAGGTTGGGGAGGATCAAATCCCCTTTGCCTTAGACGAATATGATCAGGCCCTACTTCGGGATGGAGGGTTGGTAGGATTCGCCTATAAACGGTATGTAAAAGGTGTTAACAACTGATTTAAAGTATTAAAGCCTGTTCTTTGAATACCCTTTATGCAACGGGTGGGGCTATCGCCGTTGGAAATTTTGTATTCTCTACCCCTTCGCTCGAACCTGTTGCATGAAGGGATGGATAACCCCTCAGAGAGATTTGTAAATTTCAAGTTTTTTCAAGTTAAGGAAATAATCCGAAGCCCTGTTAGCCGTAAGAGAGAATCCCTCCGGAATACCGGCTGTAATCTAATATTTAAGAAGCAACTCCTGAATTCGTTCGGGGGTTGCGGCTACAGTATGCTCGTAACTCACGCTCAATGACACTGTGGTAAAGGTATAGGTACTGATCCCCCGATGACCGTTAATATAAGAATACCAGTTCAAGTTGAGGGTATCCCCCTGGATATTTCCTTCGTATTCAATCTTGCCGGATGAGTTCTCAACAACAAATTGGATCGGTATACCTTGAAGGGTATACAGCCCTTTTAAGGAATAGGCATGGGATTTGTTCAACCATTTGCCGACCTGATCCTTTCTTTCCCTTTGAAATAACCGATAGTACAGTACCGTCTTCCGCATTCTTTATACTATACCCTCCTCTCCGTTCAGTATCAAAAATACTTAAGATATTTGGCCGCTGGAGCCGTTTCGAGCCTTACCAGCCTTCCACTACCCCAGCCTTCCCGATCCTTAGAATCCCTGGCCGCATTTAACTGCCCCTGGTTTACCCTGGAATTATCTCTCATAGGTCCTGCGCCATTGGTCAACCGTGGAGGTTTGATCGGGACAATAAGCCTCTGTTCCCGTTATGAGAATTACAACCTCAAGCCGGGAT from the Candidatus Limnocylindrales bacterium genome contains:
- a CDS encoding 3-isopropylmalate dehydratase large subunit, with the translated sequence MAAKTMVEKIFERHIQDEPFPGLYALKLDYVLCHEITTPPAINDLRDRGLDKVFNPEKIKATVDHVAPPKDADTALQYRILKEWCRRHGIVFYDLGRHGICHALFPEKGYVRPGEVLICGDSHTCTMGAFGNFAVGVGTTYLETGLLTGITFFRIPETVKFELTGKLQKGVYPKDVILYLISRYGVSYMTNCVAEFTGEGAKTIDMEGRMTICNMMAEFGGTTGMFYPDEQTLQYLKYRDLGMDKNNPDAIDYRKTLESRSDAAILAEWRQLWSDPDAKYKAVHQLDLSALEPMVTALADHPKDDKPSLGKPISQLVGGKIHQVFIGSCTNGRISDMRVVAEILKGRKIHPDVTLVIVPATTEVYRLCLEEGLIEIFMEAGALVDTPSCSMCLGMKSVVPEGHICASSSNRNFPGRMGKGARAQLMSPATAAASAIKGAITDPREFLN
- the leuD gene encoding 3-isopropylmalate dehydratase small subunit, whose amino-acid sequence is MPASSAVTMTVPMVTTIRGPIFKIPKNDVDTDQIIPARYLTKSDKSGFGPFVMESLEFEGFDRNSPAFKQAKILIVGENFGCGSSREHAVWAIQAHGIQAIIGTTFARIFYQNSIACGLPVIRISPEEIQKLFSLENGTDIQIDLEKKIIQVGEDQIPFALDEYDQALLRDGGLVGFAYKRYVKGVNN